One window of Nocardia sp. NBC_00508 genomic DNA carries:
- a CDS encoding SDR family oxidoreductase translates to MTESGSKPLAGRTMIMSGGSRGIGLEIAKRAAADGANITLIAKTDQPHPKLPGTIHTAAAELEQAGGQVLPFVGDVRIDESVAEAVRQTVERFGGIDIVVNNASAIDLSPTDALPMKKYDLMQDINCRGSFLLSKLSIPHLRESAKAGRNPHILTLSPPLNLDPKWAGMALGYTIAKYGMSLTTLGLAEELKSDGIGVNSLWPRTTIATAAVQNLLGGEEMVATSRTPDIYADAAYLVLTSPSKETTGNFFIDDDVLAAHGITDLDKYRVTPGDAPLTTDLFL, encoded by the coding sequence ATGACGGAATCGGGATCCAAGCCGCTAGCGGGCCGGACGATGATCATGTCCGGCGGCAGCCGCGGTATCGGTCTGGAGATCGCCAAACGGGCCGCGGCCGATGGCGCCAACATCACCCTGATCGCGAAGACCGACCAGCCGCATCCCAAGCTCCCCGGCACCATCCACACCGCCGCCGCGGAACTCGAGCAGGCGGGCGGGCAGGTGCTGCCGTTCGTCGGCGATGTCCGCATCGATGAGTCGGTGGCCGAGGCCGTGCGCCAGACGGTCGAGCGGTTCGGTGGCATCGACATCGTGGTGAACAACGCTTCGGCGATCGATCTGTCACCCACCGATGCGCTGCCGATGAAGAAGTACGACCTGATGCAGGACATCAACTGCCGAGGCAGCTTCCTGTTGTCCAAACTGAGCATCCCGCATCTGCGCGAATCGGCGAAGGCCGGACGCAACCCGCACATCCTCACCCTGTCCCCGCCGCTGAACCTGGACCCGAAGTGGGCAGGCATGGCGCTGGGCTACACCATCGCGAAGTACGGGATGTCGCTGACCACACTGGGTCTGGCCGAGGAGCTGAAGAGCGACGGCATCGGCGTCAACTCGCTGTGGCCGCGCACCACGATCGCGACCGCGGCGGTGCAGAACCTGCTCGGTGGCGAGGAGATGGTCGCCACCTCGCGCACCCCGGACATCTACGCCGACGCCGCCTACCTGGTGCTCACCTCGCCGAGCAAGGAGACCACCGGCAACTTCTTCATCGACGACGACGTCTTGGCCGCCCACGGCAT